Proteins found in one Nostoc sp. NIES-3756 genomic segment:
- a CDS encoding YkvA family protein has translation MNFSIQSLYNWYRNLLRNPKYRIWVILATLVYIVSPIDIAPDFIPFVGQIDDFLVLSILVSEVSGLVLEGWKARKGESNTDTATTNTTAEYTSTEKTVDVNAVSVK, from the coding sequence ATGAACTTTTCCATCCAATCACTGTATAACTGGTATCGTAACTTGCTGCGTAATCCCAAATATCGTATCTGGGTAATTTTGGCAACGTTAGTTTATATCGTTAGCCCAATTGATATTGCTCCAGATTTCATCCCCTTTGTCGGACAGATTGATGATTTTTTGGTGTTGTCAATCTTAGTTAGTGAAGTATCTGGGTTGGTGCTTGAAGGTTGGAAAGCACGTAAGGGCGAGTCTAATACCGATACCGCAACTACAAATACCACAGCAGAGTATACTTCCACTGAAAAAACAGTTGATGTTAATGCTGTGTCTGTGAAGTAG
- a CDS encoding DUF2288 domain-containing protein, translating to MSDLRSELSETIDEAEWEWLIPHVKRDAVIVVSLDLDLLDVAEAIANDNIPSVQRWIDEQLISKPSNQQLGQWNNNQQKRFNTLIIQPYVLVQEIAA from the coding sequence ATGTCAGATTTAAGATCAGAATTATCAGAAACCATCGATGAGGCAGAGTGGGAATGGTTGATTCCTCATGTGAAAAGAGATGCTGTGATCGTGGTTTCGTTAGATTTAGATTTGCTAGATGTCGCAGAAGCGATCGCTAATGATAATATTCCCTCAGTCCAACGGTGGATTGATGAGCAATTAATTAGTAAACCTTCCAACCAGCAACTAGGACAATGGAACAATAATCAGCAAAAGAGATTTAACACGCTGATAATACAGCCCTATGTCCTAGTTCAAGAAATAGCAGCCTAA